One region of Salvelinus namaycush isolate Seneca chromosome 3, SaNama_1.0, whole genome shotgun sequence genomic DNA includes:
- the LOC120043828 gene encoding mitochondrial Rho GTPase 1-A isoform X1, producing the protein MRKDVRILLVGEPKVGKTSLIMSLVSEEFPDDVPLRAEEITIPADVTPERVPTHIVDYSEAEQSDEQLYQEISKANVICIVYSVNNKKSIEKVTSHWIPLINDRTDKDSRVPLILVGNKSDLVEHSSMETILPIMNQYSDIETCVECSAKNLKNISELFYYAQKAVLHPTGPLYCPEEKEMKPSCIKSLTRIFKVSDLDNDGILNDKELNFFQRTCFNMPLAPQALEDVKNVVRKNMTDGVKDNGLTLKGFLFLHTLFIQRGRHETTWTVLRRFGYDDDLELHQEYLFPLLKIPADCTTELNHNAYLFLQSVFDKHDKDRDCALSPEEVKDLFKVFPYMPWGPDVNNTVCTNDQGWITYQGYLSQWTLTTYLDVQRCLEYLGYLGYSIICEQESQAAAITVTRNKRIDLQKKQTQRSVFRCNILGARGSGKTSFLQAFLGRNLLKQRKIKEDHKSFYSINTTYVYGQEKYLLLHEVMPDFDFLSEEDLACDVVCLVYDVNNPRSFEYCAKVYKQYFMDSKTPCMMIASKSDLHEARQHYSLTPLDFCRKNKLHPPQPWTCNTVDAPNKDLYTKLTTMAMYPHAKLRCMCTCNRCTFCICQNILRSQLLTNIKAKFYSVVLNRHMAQADLKSSTFWLRASVGATVFAVLGFAMYRAILKQR; encoded by the exons CCAAAGTGGGGAAGACGTCTCTGATCATGTCATTGGTCAGCGAGGAGTTCCCTGACGACGTTCCCCTTCGAGCGGAGGAGATCACCATCCCAGCAGACGTAACGCCAGAGAGAGTCCCCACACACATAGTGGACTACTCAG AAGCAGAACAGTCAGACGAGCAGTTGTATCAAGAAATATCGAAG GCAAATGTTATTTGCATAGTTTACTCAGTCAACAACAAGAAGTCCATTGAGAAG GTGACAAGCCATTGGATTCCCCTCATAAACGACAGGACGGACAAGGATAGcag GGTACCACTGATCCTGGTGGGGAATAAGTCAGACCTGGTAGAACACAGCAGTATGGAGACCATCCTGCCCATCATGAACCAGTACTCTGACATTGAGACCTGCGTGGAG TGCTCTGCCAAAAACCTGAAGAACATCTCAGAGCTGTTCTACTATGCCCAGAAGGCCGTGCTCCACCCTACAGGACCCCTGTACTGCCCAgaggagaaggag ATGAAGCCGTCTTGTATCAAGTCTCTAACTCGCATCTTCAAAGTGTCGGACCTGGACAACGATGGCATCCTCAACGACAAAGAACTCAACTTCTTCCAG AGGACGTGTTTCAACATGCCCCTGGCGCCCCAGGCCTTAGAGGATGTCAAGAACGTGGTGAGGAAGAACATGACGGACGGAGTCAAGGACAACGGACTCACGCTCAAAG GGTTCTTGTTCCTGCACACGCTTTTTATCCAGAGGGGGCGTCACGAGACCACCTGGACGGTGCTGCGGAGGTTCGGGTACGACGACGACTTGGAGCTTCACCAGGAATACCTGTTCCCCCT GCTAAAAATACCTGCTGACTGCACCACCGAGCTCAACCACAACGCGTACCTCTTCCTCCAGAGTGTCTTTGACAAGCACGACAAA gaCAGAGACTGTGCCTTGTCTCCAGAGGAAGTAAAGGACCTGTTCAAAGTGTTTCCCTACATGCCCTGGGGTCCCGACGTCAACAACACAGTGTGTACCAACGACCAGGGCTGGATCACCTACCAGGGTTACCTGTCACAGTGGAC GTTAACGACGTACCTGGATGTGCAGCGCTGCTTGGAGTACCTGGGCTACCTTGGCTACTCAATCATCTGTGAGCAGGAGTCCCAGGCAGCAGCCATCACAG tgACCCGTAACAAGCGCATCGACCTGCAGAAGAAGCAGACGCAGCGCAGCGTGTTCCGCTGCAACATTCTGGGAGCCAGGGGGAGTGGCAAGACCAGCTTCCTGCAGGCCTTCCTGGGTCGCAACCTGCTG AAACAGCGGAAGATCAAAGAAGACCATAAATCGTTTTACTCCATCAACACCACGTATGTCTACGGCCAGGAGAAGTACTTACTG CTTCATGAGGTGATGCCAGACTTTGACTTCCTCTCAGAGGAGGACCTGGCGTGTGACGTGGTCTGTCTGGTGTATGATGTCAACAACCCGCGCTCCTTTGAGTACTGTGCCAAGGTCTACAAG CAATACTTCATGGACAGCAAGACGCCGTGCATGATGATCGCCTCCAAGTCGGACCTGCACGAGGCGCGCCAGCACTACAGCCTGACCCCGCTGGACTTCTGCCGCAAGAACAAGCTGCACCCGCCCCAACCCTGGACCTGCAACACAGTGGACGCCCCCAACAAAGACCTCTACACCAAACTCACCACCATGGCCATGTACCC CCACGCCAAGCTCCGCTGCATGTGTACCTGCAACAGGTGCACCTTCTGCATCTGTCAGAACATCCTCCGGTCCCAGCTACTGACAAATATAAAGGCCAAATTCTACAGTGTTGTTCTGAACAG GCACATGGCTCAGGCAGACCTGAAGAGCTCTACGTTTTGGCTAAGGGCAAGCGTGGGGGCAACCGTGTTTGCAGTCCTGGGCTTCGCTATGTACAGAGCTATCCTCAAACAACGATGA
- the LOC120043828 gene encoding mitochondrial Rho GTPase 1-A isoform X2 produces MRKDVRILLVGEPKVGKTSLIMSLVSEEFPDDVPLRAEEITIPADVTPERVPTHIVDYSEAEQSDEQLYQEISKANVICIVYSVNNKKSIEKVTSHWIPLINDRTDKDSRVPLILVGNKSDLVEHSSMETILPIMNQYSDIETCVECSAKNLKNISELFYYAQKAVLHPTGPLYCPEEKEMKPSCIKSLTRIFKVSDLDNDGILNDKELNFFQRTCFNMPLAPQALEDVKNVVRKNMTDGVKDNGLTLKGFLFLHTLFIQRGRHETTWTVLRRFGYDDDLELHQEYLFPLLKIPADCTTELNHNAYLFLQSVFDKHDKDRDCALSPEEVKDLFKVFPYMPWGPDVNNTVCTNDQGWITYQGYLSQWTLTTYLDVQRCLEYLGYLGYSIICEQESQAAAITVTRNKRIDLQKKQTQRSVFRCNILGARGSGKTSFLQAFLGRNLLKQRKIKEDHKSFYSINTTYVYGQEKYLLLHEVMPDFDFLSEEDLACDVVCLVYDVNNPRSFEYCAKVYKQYFMDSKTPCMMIASKSDLHEARQHYSLTPLDFCRKNKLHPPQPWTCNTVDAPNKDLYTKLTTMAMYPHMAQADLKSSTFWLRASVGATVFAVLGFAMYRAILKQR; encoded by the exons CCAAAGTGGGGAAGACGTCTCTGATCATGTCATTGGTCAGCGAGGAGTTCCCTGACGACGTTCCCCTTCGAGCGGAGGAGATCACCATCCCAGCAGACGTAACGCCAGAGAGAGTCCCCACACACATAGTGGACTACTCAG AAGCAGAACAGTCAGACGAGCAGTTGTATCAAGAAATATCGAAG GCAAATGTTATTTGCATAGTTTACTCAGTCAACAACAAGAAGTCCATTGAGAAG GTGACAAGCCATTGGATTCCCCTCATAAACGACAGGACGGACAAGGATAGcag GGTACCACTGATCCTGGTGGGGAATAAGTCAGACCTGGTAGAACACAGCAGTATGGAGACCATCCTGCCCATCATGAACCAGTACTCTGACATTGAGACCTGCGTGGAG TGCTCTGCCAAAAACCTGAAGAACATCTCAGAGCTGTTCTACTATGCCCAGAAGGCCGTGCTCCACCCTACAGGACCCCTGTACTGCCCAgaggagaaggag ATGAAGCCGTCTTGTATCAAGTCTCTAACTCGCATCTTCAAAGTGTCGGACCTGGACAACGATGGCATCCTCAACGACAAAGAACTCAACTTCTTCCAG AGGACGTGTTTCAACATGCCCCTGGCGCCCCAGGCCTTAGAGGATGTCAAGAACGTGGTGAGGAAGAACATGACGGACGGAGTCAAGGACAACGGACTCACGCTCAAAG GGTTCTTGTTCCTGCACACGCTTTTTATCCAGAGGGGGCGTCACGAGACCACCTGGACGGTGCTGCGGAGGTTCGGGTACGACGACGACTTGGAGCTTCACCAGGAATACCTGTTCCCCCT GCTAAAAATACCTGCTGACTGCACCACCGAGCTCAACCACAACGCGTACCTCTTCCTCCAGAGTGTCTTTGACAAGCACGACAAA gaCAGAGACTGTGCCTTGTCTCCAGAGGAAGTAAAGGACCTGTTCAAAGTGTTTCCCTACATGCCCTGGGGTCCCGACGTCAACAACACAGTGTGTACCAACGACCAGGGCTGGATCACCTACCAGGGTTACCTGTCACAGTGGAC GTTAACGACGTACCTGGATGTGCAGCGCTGCTTGGAGTACCTGGGCTACCTTGGCTACTCAATCATCTGTGAGCAGGAGTCCCAGGCAGCAGCCATCACAG tgACCCGTAACAAGCGCATCGACCTGCAGAAGAAGCAGACGCAGCGCAGCGTGTTCCGCTGCAACATTCTGGGAGCCAGGGGGAGTGGCAAGACCAGCTTCCTGCAGGCCTTCCTGGGTCGCAACCTGCTG AAACAGCGGAAGATCAAAGAAGACCATAAATCGTTTTACTCCATCAACACCACGTATGTCTACGGCCAGGAGAAGTACTTACTG CTTCATGAGGTGATGCCAGACTTTGACTTCCTCTCAGAGGAGGACCTGGCGTGTGACGTGGTCTGTCTGGTGTATGATGTCAACAACCCGCGCTCCTTTGAGTACTGTGCCAAGGTCTACAAG CAATACTTCATGGACAGCAAGACGCCGTGCATGATGATCGCCTCCAAGTCGGACCTGCACGAGGCGCGCCAGCACTACAGCCTGACCCCGCTGGACTTCTGCCGCAAGAACAAGCTGCACCCGCCCCAACCCTGGACCTGCAACACAGTGGACGCCCCCAACAAAGACCTCTACACCAAACTCACCACCATGGCCATGTACCC GCACATGGCTCAGGCAGACCTGAAGAGCTCTACGTTTTGGCTAAGGGCAAGCGTGGGGGCAACCGTGTTTGCAGTCCTGGGCTTCGCTATGTACAGAGCTATCCTCAAACAACGATGA